From Dietzia sp. ANT_WB102, a single genomic window includes:
- a CDS encoding O-acetyl-ADP-ribose deacetylase produces MTTTRRARIELGHGDITTMDVDAVVNAANNSLLGGGGVDGAIHRAGGPTILAECRELRSGRLRGGLPTGQAVATGAGNLPARWVIHTVGPIYGRDTGAGAGADGSERLADCYRNCLAVADELGARTVAFPLISAGAYGWPREDAIRTALDTIAHTGTGVETATLVLFDSDTLRLAESLLP; encoded by the coding sequence ATGACGACGACGAGACGCGCCCGGATCGAACTGGGCCACGGCGACATCACCACGATGGACGTCGACGCGGTGGTCAACGCGGCGAACAATTCGCTACTCGGAGGCGGTGGCGTGGACGGGGCGATCCATCGCGCGGGCGGGCCGACGATCCTGGCCGAATGCCGGGAGCTGAGGTCGGGACGCCTGCGCGGCGGATTGCCGACGGGTCAGGCCGTGGCGACCGGCGCCGGGAACCTGCCCGCCCGCTGGGTCATCCACACGGTCGGCCCGATCTACGGGCGGGACACCGGCGCGGGCGCGGGCGCGGACGGCAGCGAACGGCTTGCCGACTGTTACCGCAACTGCCTGGCGGTGGCCGATGAACTCGGCGCCCGCACGGTGGCGTTCCCGCTCATCTCCGCCGGGGCCTACGGCTGGCCACGCGAAGACGCGATCCGCACCGCACTCGACACGATCGCCCATACCGGCACCGGCGTCGAGACGGCCACGCTGGTGTTGTTCGACTCGGACACCCTGCGCCTGGCCGAGTCGCTCCTCCCCTGA
- a CDS encoding phosphatase PAP2 family protein, whose amino-acid sequence MSRTTTPRRFRSLSSGRDVLRQLYPSDGVMGSIVGRREMPLPRGTWTIFGVAFVGFATPVIGFVELAERIRGDAGLPFDRPVMLWLQRRHSPRTTRVVRAVTELGGVTAVPLFALAASAYLVTVRGSRRPAALLTVTLVGSTIINSVLKVLYRRGRPTFFAHIVEEKSYSFPSGHAMASAALAGCACVLAWPTRWRYGVIAGSAAYVPAIGVTRMYLGVHFPSDILAGWCVSLAWVGEVATIMWLMDRLEHPAAEPNGRVMI is encoded by the coding sequence ATGTCGCGCACGACAACCCCCCGTCGCTTCCGGTCGCTGAGTTCTGGGCGGGACGTGCTGCGTCAGCTCTACCCGTCGGACGGGGTGATGGGCAGCATCGTGGGCCGGCGCGAGATGCCCTTGCCCCGCGGAACCTGGACGATCTTCGGGGTGGCGTTCGTCGGGTTCGCGACGCCCGTGATCGGGTTCGTCGAGCTGGCCGAACGCATCCGCGGTGACGCCGGCCTGCCCTTCGACCGTCCCGTCATGCTGTGGCTGCAACGACGCCACTCGCCCCGGACCACGCGCGTCGTCCGAGCCGTCACCGAACTGGGCGGGGTGACCGCCGTGCCGCTGTTCGCGCTGGCCGCCTCCGCATATCTGGTGACCGTCCGGGGAAGCCGTCGACCCGCAGCGCTGTTGACGGTGACCCTGGTGGGCTCCACGATCATCAACTCCGTGCTCAAGGTGCTGTATCGGCGGGGGCGGCCCACGTTCTTCGCCCACATCGTGGAGGAGAAGAGCTACTCGTTCCCCAGCGGGCACGCCATGGCGAGCGCGGCGCTGGCCGGCTGCGCGTGCGTCCTGGCGTGGCCGACGCGGTGGCGCTACGGGGTGATCGCCGGTTCGGCTGCGTACGTGCCGGCGATCGGCGTGACCCGCATGTACCTGGGTGTCCATTTTCCCAGCGACATCCTGGCGGGCTGGTGCGTGAGTCTGGCGTGGGTGGGTGAGGTCGCGACCATCATGTGGTTGATGGACCGCCTCGAGCACCCGGCGGCGGAGCCGAACGGAAGGGTGATGATATGA
- the aspA gene encoding aspartate ammonia-lyase, with the protein MSQTRVEQDLLGTKEVPAEAYYGIHTVRAVENFPIAATTISDIPDFVRGMVMVKKAAALANLEMGVLDETVANAIVGACDEILVDGRCVDQFPSCVFQGGAGTSVNMNTNEVVANLALERLGHPKGAYDIVSPNDDVNRSQSTNDAYPTGFRIALWHALERLEPAIVALREACYDKSEEFREVLKMGRTQLQDAVPMSMGQEFGGFAVTLDEELHVLGAAARMLLDVNLGATAIGTGVNTPPDYRRAVVKHLRAVTGLPVTGAMNLIEATSDTGDYVNVHAALKRTAVKVSKICNDLRLLSSGPRAGLNELNLPELQAGSSIMPAKVNPVIPEVVNQVCFKVIGNDVTVTMAAEAGQLQLNVMEPVIAQAMFESISLMTNAIETLTEKCVQGITANVEIARRNVMNSIGIVTYLNPIIGHHNGDLVGRECARSGRGVREVVLEMGLLSAEALDDILSPSNLLRPKYKGQSNKQGMAQPGQDVIGPTS; encoded by the coding sequence ATGAGCCAGACCCGTGTGGAACAAGACCTGCTCGGCACCAAGGAGGTCCCGGCGGAGGCCTACTACGGGATCCACACGGTCCGGGCCGTGGAGAATTTCCCGATCGCCGCGACCACCATCAGTGACATCCCCGACTTCGTCCGCGGCATGGTCATGGTCAAGAAGGCCGCAGCGCTGGCGAACCTCGAGATGGGCGTCCTCGATGAGACGGTGGCGAACGCGATCGTCGGCGCCTGCGACGAAATCCTGGTCGATGGCCGCTGCGTGGACCAATTCCCCTCCTGTGTGTTCCAGGGGGGCGCCGGGACCTCGGTCAACATGAACACCAACGAAGTGGTGGCCAACCTCGCGCTGGAGCGCCTCGGTCATCCCAAGGGCGCGTACGACATCGTCAGCCCCAACGACGACGTCAACCGCTCGCAGTCCACGAACGACGCCTACCCCACCGGCTTCCGCATCGCGCTGTGGCACGCGCTCGAACGGCTCGAGCCGGCGATCGTCGCACTGCGGGAGGCCTGCTACGACAAATCTGAGGAATTCCGCGAGGTCCTCAAGATGGGCCGAACCCAGTTGCAGGACGCCGTCCCGATGTCGATGGGGCAGGAGTTCGGAGGCTTCGCCGTGACGCTCGACGAGGAGCTCCACGTCCTCGGTGCGGCGGCACGGATGCTGCTGGACGTCAACCTCGGTGCGACCGCGATCGGCACCGGTGTCAACACTCCGCCCGACTACCGTCGGGCCGTCGTCAAGCACCTGCGGGCGGTCACCGGTCTTCCCGTCACCGGTGCGATGAATCTCATCGAGGCCACCAGCGACACCGGCGACTACGTCAACGTCCACGCCGCCCTCAAGCGCACCGCGGTCAAGGTCTCCAAGATCTGTAACGACCTCCGCCTGCTGTCCTCGGGGCCGCGGGCCGGTCTCAACGAGCTCAATCTTCCGGAGCTGCAGGCCGGGTCGTCGATCATGCCCGCGAAGGTCAACCCGGTCATCCCCGAGGTCGTCAACCAGGTGTGTTTCAAGGTGATCGGTAACGACGTCACCGTGACGATGGCCGCCGAGGCCGGTCAGCTGCAGCTCAACGTCATGGAGCCGGTCATCGCGCAGGCGATGTTCGAGTCGATCTCCCTGATGACCAATGCCATCGAGACGCTGACCGAGAAGTGCGTGCAGGGGATCACCGCGAATGTCGAGATCGCCCGCCGGAACGTAATGAACTCCATCGGGATCGTCACCTACCTCAACCCGATAATCGGCCACCACAACGGGGACCTGGTCGGCCGCGAGTGCGCCCGCTCCGGCCGTGGGGTCCGCGAGGTGGTGTTGGAGATGGGGCTGCTGTCGGCGGAGGCGCTCGACGACATTCTGTCGCCCTCCAACCTGCTGCGACCGAAGTACAAGGGGCAATCCAACAAGCAAGGTATGGCCCAGCCCGGACAGGACGTGATTGGTCCCACGAGTTGA
- a CDS encoding acetoacetate decarboxylase family protein, whose amino-acid sequence MASPTSRVVAGREITFPVPVVSASVSGAAFLTRTAVVRRLIARGSQSAVLDSAGAEPVSLPGGRTPAIVLHVRYHDVPGNVLGTYHEMGLAFQLTVPGAGTLVHIHELPVDQDFTLAAGNELWGFPKWKGDMVGTAGGAFDDARLGAAGSAGAGGVDVRLDTRVGVPIPGRQSLAVKCVQVLDGQPVLVRADAEATGGRMRPAGGARVSIAAGADDGNSDVARFAEAVRELGLDRGRALATFSYEKFGAEFQAPTPIR is encoded by the coding sequence ATGGCCTCTCCCACATCCCGCGTCGTCGCAGGGCGCGAGATCACCTTCCCGGTCCCGGTCGTGTCCGCCTCGGTCTCCGGCGCGGCGTTTCTCACCCGGACGGCTGTCGTCCGCCGGCTCATCGCGCGTGGATCCCAGTCCGCCGTCCTCGACTCCGCGGGCGCCGAACCGGTCTCGTTACCGGGCGGTCGCACCCCGGCGATCGTGCTCCACGTGCGGTACCACGACGTCCCCGGCAACGTGCTCGGCACGTACCACGAGATGGGCTTGGCCTTCCAGCTCACAGTGCCCGGGGCGGGGACGCTCGTGCACATCCACGAACTTCCGGTGGACCAGGATTTCACCCTCGCGGCAGGCAACGAACTGTGGGGATTTCCCAAGTGGAAGGGCGACATGGTCGGCACGGCCGGCGGCGCGTTCGACGATGCCCGCCTCGGGGCTGCCGGGTCGGCGGGCGCGGGCGGGGTCGACGTCAGGCTGGATACCCGCGTCGGCGTTCCAATCCCCGGCCGGCAATCGCTCGCGGTGAAATGCGTGCAGGTCCTCGACGGTCAGCCCGTGCTGGTCAGGGCTGACGCCGAAGCGACCGGCGGACGGATGCGGCCGGCTGGCGGGGCGCGCGTCTCGATCGCAGCGGGGGCCGACGACGGCAATTCCGATGTCGCGCGGTTCGCCGAGGCCGTCCGCGAGCTCGGGCTGGACCGAGGTCGCGCCCTGGCGACGTTCTCCTACGAGAAGTTCGGCGCCGAATTCCAGGCGCCGACCCCGATCCGCTGA